The Coffea arabica cultivar ET-39 chromosome 1e, Coffea Arabica ET-39 HiFi, whole genome shotgun sequence genome has a window encoding:
- the LOC140015344 gene encoding rho GTPase-activating protein 2-like — protein sequence MNTTGMVMISNGGGCGGHGKGSSSTATSSRGGGGGVVVGTEQSRRQQQQQQLSLLEFLVAALRKSMVSCRVDRQEEAPISAALHPIEIGWPTNVQHVAHVTFDRFHGFLGLPLEFQVEIPSRVPSASVTVFGVSADSMQCSYDTRGNSVPTILLLMQGRLYAQGGLKAEGIFRINPENSQEEHVRDQLNRGNVPDDIDVHCLAGLIKAWFRELPSGVLDGLSPEQVLQCNTEEDSVELVKQLNPTETALLNWAIDLMADVVEHEESNKMNARNVAMVFAPNMTQMSDPLTALMHAVQVMNLLKTLIMKTLREREETVTEGCSPMSSHSSDRPSGEEFESQQEDMETSCESTGPASDDDEPANYSHSSDEKDEIESVSDIEECFLRQLDENESAKNGFRKQLEGILCRDHGSPISCCTFGGDSYPFSSESKTGSSCLITDGEDSIALGLKAPDMNGMDADGGNTANDVERVELTAAPTPPVLLGVLTESI from the exons ATGAACACGACAGGCATGGTTATGATATCTAATGGAGGTGGCTGCGGTGGCCATGGAAAGGGCTCTTCCTCTACTGCTACTTCTtccagaggaggaggaggaggagttgTTGTCGGCACAGAACAAAGCCGCcgccagcagcagcagcagcagctgtCGTTGCTGGAGTTTCTTGTAGCTGCCTTGAGGAAGTCCATGGTGTCTTGCCGAGTGGATCGGCAAGAGGAGGCCCCAATCTCCGCCGCCCTCCATCCCATTGAAATCGGGTGGCCCACCAACGTCCAGCACGTTGCCCACGTCACTTTCGACCGCTTTCATGGCTTTCTGGGTCTACCTCTCGAGTTCCAAGTTGAAATCCCCTCTAGAGTCCCCAGTGCCAG TGTGACTGTATTTGGAGTCTCTGCGGACTCAATGCAGTGCTCTTATGATACAAGAGGCAATAGTGTCCCAACAATTCTCTTACTGATGCAAGGGCGACTATATGCCCAAGGTGGTCTCAAG GCAGAAGGAATTTTTCGCATAAATCCAGAGAATAGCCAAGAGGAACACGTTAGGGACCAGCTCAACAGAGGCAATGTGCCAGACGATATCGATGTTCACTGTTTGGCTGGTCTTATTAAGGCCTGGTTTCGAGAGCTTCCATCTGGCGTGCTTGATGGGCTCTCCCCTGAGCAGGTCTTACAATGCAACACCGAAGAGGATTCTGTTGAGCTTGTAAAACAGTTGAACCCAACTGAGACCGCGTTGCTAAACTGGGCAATTGATCTCATGGCCGATGTTGTCGAGCATGAGGAGTCCAACAAAATGAATGCCAGGAATGTTGCAATGGTTTTTGCTCCAAACATGACTCAG ATGTCTGATCCGCTGACAGCTCTTATGCATGCTGTTCAAGTTATGAACTTGTTGAAAACCCTCATCATGAAAACCTTGAGGGAGCGGGAAGAAACAGTGACTGAGGGGTGCTCGCCTATGTCATCTCATTCATCAGATAGGCCCAGCGGAGAAGAATTTGAGAGTCAACAAGAGGACATGGAAACGAGCTGCGAATCGACAGGGCCAgcaagtgatgatgatgaaccTGCCAATTACAGCCACAGCAGCGATGAAAAGGATGAAATTGAATCGGTAAGTGACATCGAAGAATGTTTCTTGAGGCAATTGGATGAGAATGAGAGTGCAAAAAATGGCTTTAGGAAACAGTTGGAGGGGATTCTATGCAGAGACCACGGCAGTCCCATTAGCTGCTGCACTTTCGGTGGAGATTCTTACCCTTTTTCTTCTGAGAGCAAAACAGGGAGTTCTTGCTTGATCACTGATGGAGAAGATTCAATAGCTCTGGGGCTTAAGGCGCCTGacatgaatggaatggatgcaGATGGCGGAAATACCGCCAATGATGTTGAGAGGGTAGAGCTTACGGCGGCACCCACTCCTCCAGTGCTGTTGGGGGTTCTAACTGAATCTATCTGA